Proteins found in one Poecilia reticulata strain Guanapo linkage group LG6, Guppy_female_1.0+MT, whole genome shotgun sequence genomic segment:
- the has3 gene encoding hyaluronan synthase 3 yields the protein MPSRCRNALNIVVTTLFAAVVLFTILLAYITGYQFIHTEQHHLSFGLYGAFLSLHLFLQSLFAFLEHRRMRSPSRPQLLRRSVALCIAAYQEDPDYLRKCLRSVRRISFPGLKVVLVVDGNRPEDRYMMDIFQEVMGGAEQAGSMVWKGNFHSDGGDGGGVGGGRRSAVHMEEASRVARLVKGRRYSCVMQEWGGKREVMYTAFKALGDSVDYVQVCDSDTVLDPACTIEMLKVLEEDPTVGGVGGDVQILNKYDSWISFLSSVRYWMAFNIERACQSYFGCVQCISGPLGMYRNSLLQRFLEPWYHQTFLGSKCSFGDDRHLTNRVLSFGYKTKYTARSQCQTETPTQYLRWLNQQTRWSKSYFREWLYNALWFHKHSLWMTYESVVTGFFPFFLVATVIHLFYRGRLWNILLFLLTVQLVGMVKATYACFLRGSLVMIFMSLYSLLYMSSLLPAKMFALLTINKAGWGTSGRRKIVVNLIGAVPVTVWALVLLGGVAYTVYCETQEPFSETEKALLIAGTVLYACYWLILLVLYLAIVAKRCNKREEQYHLPYAES from the exons ATGCCCTCTCGCTGCAGGAATGCGCTGAACATCGTGGTCACCACCCTGTTTGCTGCGGTGGTTCTGTTCACCATCCTGCTGGCCTACATCACAG GTTACCAGTTCATCCACACAGAGCAGCACCACCTCTCCTTCGGCCTCTACGGCGCCTTCCTCTCCCTCCACCTCTTCCTCCAGAGCCTCTTCGCCTTCCTGGAGCACCGGCGGATGCGGAGCCCGTCCCGGCCTCAGCTCCTGCGCCGCTCCGTCGCCCTCTGCATCGCCGCCTACCAGGAAGACCCGGACTACCTGAGGAAATGCCTGCGCAGCGTCCGGCGGATCTCCTTCCCGGGTCTGAAGGTGGTGCTTGTGGTGGACGGGAACCGGCCGGAGGACCGATACATGATGGACATTTTCCAGGAGGTGATGGGCGGAGCGGAGCAGGCCGGCAGCATGGTGTGGAAGGGGAACTTTCACAGCGATGGCGGGGACGGAGGAGGCGttggaggagggaggaggagcgCGGTGCACATGGAGGAAGCGTCCCGGGTGGCCCGGCTGGTTAAAGGCCGCCGCTACTCCTGCGTCATGCAGGAGTGGGGCGGGAAGAGGGAGGTGATGTACACCGCCTTCAAAGCTCTGGGCGACAGCGTGGATTATGTTCAG GTGTGCGACTCAGACACTGTTCTGGACCCGGCTTGTACTATAGAGATGCTGAAGGTTCTGGAGGAAGACCCGACGGTGGGGGGAGTCGGTGGGGACGTACAG ATCCTCAACAAGTACGACTCGTGGATCTCGTTCCTGAGCAGCGTGCGCTACTGGATGGCCTTCAACATCGAGCGAGCCTGCCAGTCCTACTTCGGCTGCGTCCAGTGCATCAGCGGCCCGTTGGGGATGTACAGGAACTCCTTGCTGCAGCGCTTCCTGGAGCCCTGGTACCACCAAACCTTCCTGGGCTCCAAGTGCAGCTTTGGCGACGACCGCCACCTCACCAACCGGGTGCTCAGCTTCGGCTACAAGACTAAATACACGGCGCGGTCGCAGTGCCAGACGGAGACACCCACGCAGTATCTGCGTTGGCTCAACCAACAAACACGGTGGAGCAAGTCCTACTTCCGTGAATGGCTCTACAACGCCCTCTGGTTCCACAAGCACAGTCTGTGGATGACCTACGAGTCAGTGGTCACCGGTTTCTTCCCCTTCTTCCTGGTCGCAACAGTGATCCACCTGTTCTACCGCGGGCGGCTCTGGAACATCCTGCTCTTCTTGCTGACGGTGCAGCTGGTTGGGATGGTGAAGGCCACCTACGCCTGCTTCCTGCGAGGAAGTCTGGTCATGATCTTCATGTCGCTCTACTCTCTGCTCTACATGTCCAGCTTGCTTCCTGCCAAAATGTTTGCCCTGCTCACCATCAACAAGGCCGGATGGGGAACGTCTGGCCGCAGGAAGATAGTGGTCAACCTCATTGGCGCTGTGCCGGTCACAGTTTGGGCGCTGGTGCTGCTGGGAGGCGTAGCGTACACCGTCTACTGTGAAACCCAGGAGCCGTTCAGCGAAACGGAGAAGGCCTTGTTGATAGCGGGGACGGTGCTGTACGCCTGCTACTGGCTCATCCTGCTGGTGCTGTACTTAGCCATCGTAGCTAAACGATGCAACAAGAGGGAGGAGCAGTATCACCTGCCGTACGCCGAGTCCTGA